In Paracoccaceae bacterium Fryx2, a single genomic region encodes these proteins:
- a CDS encoding divergent polysaccharide deacetylase family protein: protein MRGFVSGMVWGSAVAVLGLGVASQMAPLPGRLPSAPAVQRPEPQAPEAPPVAQAPEAAPVAQAPVVPEAGEPGVAGPPATDAATPSAAVTESMAPPPGSEFARPRPDVAPILPAADPALAEGPAPAVLPPDAVQAPQPDTMAALRPVTPDQSPAGLSVPEAAAAPGRHRVPEPSSDPVRAATDPTRPAAPPAEQTPAAIDLPPPPPLTPEEEALLRTAPDAPPPAPAEQAPSKPAPADPVPAADQTPGPAPAGAVRGDAPLPTPGFGGAIDGVTADRLPRIGTPQPTPAAEPAAAELAPLHRYARPFENPAQKPLFAVILLDTGGPALDRTALAALPFPVTFAIDPAAPDAATAAALYREAGQEVLMLATGIPQGATASDLEVTFQSLAATLPEAVAVLDTEAGAFQSDRPLATQVVPVIKGQGRGLVTWDKGLNAADQVARRDGVPATLIFRRLDGADESAATIRRYLDRAAFKAAQDGRVTVLGETRPETVAALLEWSVEGRGASVALAPISAVLKAD from the coding sequence GTGCGGGGTTTCGTTTCAGGAATGGTCTGGGGCAGCGCGGTGGCGGTGCTTGGGTTGGGCGTGGCGTCGCAGATGGCCCCGCTGCCGGGGCGCCTGCCTTCGGCACCCGCCGTCCAGCGCCCGGAACCGCAAGCCCCCGAAGCCCCGCCGGTCGCGCAGGCCCCCGAAGCCGCGCCGGTCGCGCAGGCCCCGGTCGTGCCGGAGGCCGGGGAGCCCGGCGTGGCCGGCCCGCCCGCAACCGATGCCGCGACCCCTTCGGCCGCCGTGACCGAAAGCATGGCGCCACCCCCGGGGTCGGAGTTTGCCAGGCCCCGGCCCGATGTCGCCCCGATCCTGCCTGCGGCCGACCCGGCCCTTGCCGAAGGCCCCGCCCCCGCCGTCCTCCCGCCCGATGCGGTGCAGGCGCCGCAGCCCGACACAATGGCCGCCTTGCGGCCGGTGACGCCCGACCAGTCTCCGGCAGGGCTTTCCGTGCCGGAAGCAGCGGCGGCCCCGGGCCGGCACCGCGTGCCGGAACCGTCGTCCGATCCGGTGCGCGCCGCCACGGACCCGACCCGGCCTGCGGCCCCGCCCGCCGAACAGACGCCCGCCGCCATCGACCTGCCGCCGCCGCCGCCGCTGACCCCCGAGGAAGAGGCGCTGCTGCGCACCGCCCCCGACGCGCCCCCCCCCGCCCCGGCCGAGCAAGCCCCGTCCAAACCCGCCCCGGCCGATCCCGTCCCGGCCGCCGACCAGACCCCCGGGCCCGCTCCGGCCGGGGCGGTCCGGGGCGATGCCCCGCTGCCCACGCCCGGCTTTGGCGGGGCGATCGACGGCGTGACCGCCGACCGGCTGCCGCGCATCGGCACCCCGCAACCGACCCCTGCTGCCGAACCGGCAGCCGCCGAACTTGCGCCGCTGCACCGCTACGCCCGGCCGTTCGAGAACCCGGCGCAGAAGCCGCTGTTCGCCGTGATCCTGCTCGACACCGGCGGACCGGCGCTGGACCGCACGGCGCTGGCCGCGCTGCCGTTTCCGGTGACCTTCGCCATCGACCCCGCCGCCCCCGATGCCGCCACCGCCGCCGCCCTTTACCGGGAGGCCGGGCAGGAGGTGCTGATGCTGGCCACGGGCATCCCGCAGGGGGCCACCGCATCGGACCTTGAGGTGACCTTCCAGAGCCTTGCCGCCACCCTGCCGGAAGCGGTCGCGGTGCTGGATACCGAGGCCGGGGCGTTCCAGTCGGACCGTCCGCTGGCAACGCAGGTGGTGCCGGTGATCAAGGGGCAGGGGCGCGGCCTCGTGACCTGGGACAAGGGGCTGAACGCGGCCGATCAGGTGGCGCGCCGTGACGGCGTGCCTGCGACGCTGATCTTCCGCCGCCTTGACGGCGCTGATGAATCAGCGGCGACGATCCGGCGCTATCTCGACCGGGCGGCGTTCAAGGCGGCGCAGGACGGGCGGGTGACGGTGCTGGGCGAAACCCGCCCCGAGACCGTGGCCGCCCTGCTGGAATGGAGCGTGGAGGGCCGCGGCGCGTCGGTCGCGCTGGCGCCGATCAGCGCGGTTCTGAAGGCGGACTGA
- a CDS encoding aminodeoxychorismate/anthranilate synthase component II, which translates to MLLLIDNYDSFTYNLVHYLGELGADVLVRRNDALDVQAAIALRPSAIVLSPGPCDPAQAGICLPLTLAAAEAKIPLLGVCLGHQTIGQAFGGRVIRCHEIVHGKMGVMHHSGVGVFAGLPSPFLATRYHSLIVERATLPDCLEVTAWLEDGTIMGLRHRSLPIEGVQFHPESIASEHGHQLLHNFLDAARTEAPA; encoded by the coding sequence ATGCTGCTTCTGATCGACAACTACGACAGCTTCACCTATAATCTGGTGCATTATCTGGGCGAACTCGGCGCCGATGTGCTGGTGCGGCGCAACGACGCGCTGGACGTGCAGGCGGCCATTGCGCTGCGGCCTTCGGCCATCGTGCTGTCACCGGGGCCCTGCGATCCGGCGCAGGCGGGCATCTGCCTGCCGCTGACGCTGGCCGCGGCCGAGGCGAAGATTCCGCTGCTGGGCGTCTGCCTTGGCCACCAGACCATCGGGCAGGCGTTCGGTGGCCGGGTGATCCGCTGCCACGAAATCGTGCATGGCAAGATGGGGGTGATGCATCATTCCGGCGTCGGGGTGTTCGCCGGTCTGCCCTCGCCGTTCCTCGCCACCCGCTATCACAGCCTGATCGTCGAGCGTGCCACCCTGCCCGACTGCCTCGAGGTGACCGCCTGGCTGGAGGATGGCACCATCATGGGCCTGCGCCACCGCAGCCTGCCGATCGAGGGCGTGCAGTTCCACCCCGAAAGCATCGCCTCGGAACACGGCCACCAGCTCTTGCACAATTTCCTCGACGCGGCCCGCACGGAGGCCCCCGCATGA
- the trpD gene encoding anthranilate phosphoribosyltransferase, whose product MSDRLRPLIGLAADRPLSRAEAQTAFECLFDGEATPAQMGGLLMALRTRGETVDEYAAAASVMRARCNRVRAPEGAMDIVGTGGDGKGTLNISTATAFVVAGAGVVVAKHGNRNLSSKSGAADALTEMGLNVMVGPEVVERCLAEAGIGFMMAPMHHPATRHVAPVRMELGTRTLFNILGPLTNPAGVTRQLTGAFSAALIRPMAEVLLALGSKKAWLVHGGDGTDEISIAAPTQVAALEGGKVREFVLHPEDAGLPVHPFTAIMGGTPSENAQALRDLLDGAEGAYRDAVLLNAAAALMVADRVTSLPEGVALARDSIGSGAAKAKVAALARLTNRG is encoded by the coding sequence ATGAGCGACCGCCTGCGCCCGCTGATCGGGCTTGCCGCCGACCGCCCCCTCAGCCGGGCCGAAGCGCAGACCGCCTTCGAATGCCTGTTCGACGGCGAGGCGACGCCTGCCCAGATGGGCGGGCTGCTGATGGCGCTGCGCACACGGGGCGAGACGGTGGACGAATACGCCGCCGCCGCAAGCGTGATGCGCGCCCGCTGCAACCGGGTGCGCGCGCCCGAGGGTGCGATGGACATCGTCGGCACCGGCGGCGACGGCAAGGGCACGCTGAACATCTCGACCGCCACGGCTTTCGTGGTGGCGGGGGCGGGGGTGGTGGTGGCCAAGCACGGCAACCGCAACCTTTCGTCGAAGTCGGGCGCGGCGGATGCGCTGACCGAGATGGGGCTGAACGTGATGGTCGGGCCCGAGGTGGTGGAACGCTGTCTGGCCGAAGCCGGGATCGGCTTCATGATGGCACCGATGCATCACCCGGCAACGCGCCACGTCGCCCCGGTGCGGATGGAGCTTGGCACGCGGACGCTGTTCAACATCCTCGGCCCGCTGACCAACCCCGCCGGGGTCACGCGGCAGCTGACCGGGGCGTTTTCGGCGGCGCTGATCCGCCCGATGGCCGAGGTGCTGCTGGCGCTGGGGTCGAAGAAGGCCTGGCTGGTGCACGGCGGCGACGGCACCGACGAGATCTCGATTGCCGCGCCGACGCAGGTGGCGGCGCTGGAGGGCGGCAAGGTGCGCGAGTTCGTGCTGCACCCCGAGGATGCCGGGCTGCCGGTGCATCCCTTCACCGCGATCATGGGGGGCACGCCATCCGAGAATGCGCAGGCCCTGCGCGACCTGCTCGACGGGGCGGAGGGCGCCTACCGCGATGCGGTGCTGCTGAACGCCGCGGCGGCGCTGATGGTGGCCGACCGGGTGACCAGCCTGCCCGAAGGCGTGGCGCTGGCGCGCGACAGCATCGGGTCGGGTGCGGCCAAGGCCAAGGTGGCCGCCCTGGCCCGACTGACCAACCGAGGCTGA
- the trpC gene encoding indole-3-glycerol phosphate synthase TrpC: MSTILDRIKAYKLEEIASRKAARSQAELEEAARAAPPPRGFARALQEAAATGYGLIAEIKKASPSKGLIRADFDPVALALAYEAGGATCLSVLTDTPSFQGADAYLTAARQAVKLPCLRKDFLYDPWQVAESRALHADCILIIMATVSDAQAVELEEAATAWGMDALIEVHDRTELERAALLKSPLIGINNRNLNSFEVTLQTTRDLARLVPEDRLIVSESGLSTPDDLADVARYGARCFLIGESLMRQADVTAATRAILQAPLTAQGGV, translated from the coding sequence ATGAGCACCATTCTTGACCGCATCAAGGCCTACAAGCTGGAGGAGATCGCCTCCCGCAAGGCTGCCCGTTCGCAGGCAGAACTGGAGGAAGCCGCGCGTGCCGCCCCGCCGCCGCGCGGCTTTGCCCGCGCGCTGCAGGAAGCCGCCGCCACCGGCTATGGCCTGATTGCCGAGATCAAGAAGGCCAGCCCGTCGAAGGGGCTGATCCGCGCCGATTTCGACCCGGTGGCACTCGCCCTCGCCTACGAGGCCGGGGGGGCCACCTGCCTGTCGGTGCTGACCGACACGCCGTCGTTTCAGGGGGCCGACGCCTACCTCACTGCGGCCCGGCAGGCCGTCAAGCTGCCCTGCCTGCGCAAGGATTTCCTTTACGACCCGTGGCAAGTCGCCGAAAGCCGCGCCCTCCATGCCGATTGCATCCTGATCATCATGGCAACGGTGTCGGATGCACAGGCGGTCGAACTGGAAGAGGCGGCGACCGCCTGGGGGATGGATGCGCTGATCGAGGTGCATGACCGGACCGAACTGGAACGCGCCGCCCTTCTGAAATCGCCGCTGATCGGCATCAACAACCGCAATCTGAACAGCTTCGAGGTCACGCTGCAAACCACGCGCGATCTGGCGCGGCTGGTGCCCGAGGACCGGCTGATCGTGTCGGAAAGCGGCCTGTCCACGCCGGACGATCTGGCCGATGTGGCCCGCTACGGTGCGCGCTGCTTCCTGATCGGCGAAAGCCTGATGCGGCAGGCCGACGTGACGGCGGCGACGCGCGCGATTCTCCAGGCGCCGCTGACGGCGCAGGGCGGCGTGTGA
- the moaC gene encoding cyclic pyranopterin monophosphate synthase MoaC, protein MSGLSHFDGEGNAHMVDVSGKPVTDRTAVARGSVRMSGTTLALIVEGRASKGDVLGVARLAGIMAAKRTADLIPLCHPLPLTRVSLDLTADPALPGIVIEATVRTAGQTGVEMEALTAVSVAALTIYDMVKAVEKSMVIGDIRLVLKDGGKSGRYEAGP, encoded by the coding sequence ATGTCGGGGCTCTCGCATTTCGACGGCGAGGGCAATGCCCATATGGTCGACGTGTCGGGCAAGCCGGTCACCGACCGCACGGCGGTGGCGCGCGGGTCGGTGCGGATGAGCGGCACCACCCTGGCGCTGATTGTCGAGGGCCGCGCCAGCAAGGGCGATGTGCTGGGCGTGGCGCGTCTTGCCGGCATCATGGCGGCCAAGAGGACCGCCGACCTGATTCCACTGTGTCATCCCTTGCCGCTGACCCGCGTCTCGCTGGACCTGACAGCCGACCCGGCCCTGCCGGGCATCGTGATCGAGGCCACCGTCAGGACCGCAGGCCAGACCGGGGTCGAGATGGAGGCGCTGACCGCCGTATCGGTCGCGGCGCTGACGATCTACGACATGGTCAAGGCGGTCGAAAAATCCATGGTGATCGGCGACATCCGGCTTGTGCTGAAAGACGGCGGAAAATCCGGGCGCTACGAGGCAGGCCCGTGA
- a CDS encoding molybdopterin molybdotransferase MoeA — MISVEEALARVLALAAPLGAEDVPLGLAAGRMLCVPVAARRDQPPFDSSAMDGYAVPGEPRAGDSFTVVGEAGAGHGWAGALAPGQALRIFTGAPLPAGAARVIIQEDVTAAGDRITLSAVSGGSNIRPAGQDFRAGDTVSPRRLGPNDLALLAAMNIPLVPVSRRPVVALIATGDELVMPGEDPGPDQIIASNTFALKALVEAEGGVARMLPIARDTEADLRTVLGLAEGADLIVTIGGASVGDHDLVARVAEGLGMERAFYKIAMRPGKPLMAGRLGGVPMLGLPGNPVSAIVCGHLFLLPMLRAMLGHPDPAPQPRRAMLATAVGPAGPRTDYMRAHLVAGDGLPGITPFSRQDSALLGVLSQADALLIRPLGDGPRAAGDEVWYLPI, encoded by the coding sequence GTGATTTCGGTCGAAGAGGCGCTGGCCCGGGTGCTGGCGCTGGCCGCCCCGCTGGGCGCGGAAGACGTGCCGCTGGGCCTTGCGGCGGGGCGGATGCTCTGCGTGCCCGTCGCGGCGCGGCGCGACCAGCCGCCGTTCGATTCCTCGGCGATGGACGGCTATGCCGTGCCGGGCGAACCACGGGCCGGCGACAGCTTCACCGTGGTGGGCGAGGCCGGGGCGGGCCACGGATGGGCCGGGGCGCTGGCCCCCGGTCAGGCGCTGCGCATCTTCACCGGCGCGCCGCTGCCTGCGGGGGCTGCGCGGGTGATCATCCAGGAGGACGTGACCGCCGCAGGCGACCGCATCACCCTGTCTGCGGTGTCGGGCGGCAGCAACATCCGCCCGGCGGGGCAGGATTTCCGCGCGGGTGACACGGTGTCGCCGCGCCGCCTTGGCCCGAACGACCTGGCGCTGCTGGCCGCGATGAACATCCCGCTGGTGCCGGTGTCGCGCCGCCCGGTGGTGGCGCTGATCGCCACGGGTGACGAGCTGGTGATGCCCGGCGAAGACCCGGGGCCGGACCAGATCATCGCCTCCAATACCTTCGCGCTGAAGGCGCTGGTCGAGGCCGAGGGCGGCGTGGCGCGGATGCTGCCCATCGCCCGCGACACCGAGGCCGACCTGCGCACCGTGCTGGGGCTGGCCGAGGGCGCCGACCTGATCGTGACCATCGGCGGCGCCTCGGTCGGCGACCATGATCTTGTCGCCCGCGTCGCGGAGGGGCTGGGGATGGAGCGGGCGTTCTACAAGATCGCGATGCGCCCCGGCAAGCCGCTGATGGCGGGTCGGCTCGGCGGCGTGCCGATGCTGGGGCTTCCCGGCAACCCGGTGTCGGCCATCGTCTGCGGCCATCTGTTCCTGTTGCCGATGCTGCGCGCCATGCTGGGCCACCCCGACCCCGCGCCACAGCCCCGCCGCGCCATGCTGGCCACCGCTGTCGGCCCGGCCGGACCGCGCACCGACTACATGCGGGCGCACCTGGTGGCCGGAGACGGCCTGCCCGGCATCACCCCGTTTTCCCGGCAGGATTCCGCCCTGCTGGGTGTGCTTTCGCAGGCCGACGCGCTGCTGATCCGGCCGCTGGGCGACGGTCCGCGCGCGGCAGGCGACGAGGTCTGGTATCTTCCGATCTGA
- the lexA gene encoding transcriptional repressor LexA codes for MLTRKQLELLDFIKTRTDRDGVPPSFDEMKDALDLRSKSGIHRLITALEERGFIRRLAHRARAIEIVKLPEAMERPGFSPRMIQGDKVDPPQGAMPVSAAYALELPVMGRIAAGVPIEAISEVSHHITVPGSMLSGQGQHYALEVKGDSMIEAGINDGDIVVIREQSTAENGDIVVALVEDLEATLKRFRRRGAMIALEAANPAYETRVYPDHQVKVQGRLVGLIRSY; via the coding sequence ATGCTGACCCGCAAGCAACTGGAACTGCTCGATTTCATCAAGACGCGGACCGACCGCGACGGCGTTCCTCCGTCTTTCGACGAAATGAAGGATGCGCTGGACCTGCGGTCGAAATCGGGAATCCATCGCCTGATCACGGCGCTGGAGGAGCGGGGCTTCATCCGCCGCCTGGCCCACCGCGCCCGGGCGATCGAGATCGTGAAGCTGCCCGAAGCGATGGAACGCCCCGGCTTTTCGCCACGGATGATCCAGGGCGACAAGGTCGATCCGCCGCAGGGTGCAATGCCGGTGTCGGCGGCCTACGCGCTGGAACTGCCGGTGATGGGCCGGATCGCGGCCGGCGTTCCGATCGAGGCGATCTCGGAAGTGTCGCATCACATCACGGTGCCGGGGTCGATGCTGTCGGGCCAGGGCCAGCACTATGCCCTTGAGGTCAAAGGCGATTCGATGATCGAGGCCGGCATCAACGATGGCGACATCGTGGTGATCCGCGAACAGAGCACCGCCGAGAATGGCGACATCGTCGTGGCGCTGGTCGAGGATCTCGAAGCCACGCTGAAACGCTTTCGCCGCCGTGGCGCGATGATCGCGCTGGAAGCGGCCAACCCGGCCTACGAGACGCGGGTCTATCCCGACCATCAGGTGAAGGTGCAGGGGCGGCTGGTCGGGCTGATCCGCAGCTACTAG
- a CDS encoding ComEC/Rec2 family competence protein: MGRLWLLIGSLRWTPLQALAEARGILFPWLPVFMAIGIGLWFTLPFEPGLRFYAGALAVVALGTALRLWGPEHGHPFAVALAALALGALLAGVRAHSVAAPILSFRYYGAIEGRVVLVDRSASDHMRLTLDQVVLNRVSPERTPERVRISLHGKQYLTPEPGMLVILTGHLAAPEGPPEPGGFDFQRLAYFERLGAIGYSRTPVLLLAPPEPWAQIVNRMRSRLSAGIQAAVPGDPGAFSSGVMTGDRSGLSLQAIEDLRGSSLTHLLAISGMNMAFLIGFVFATLRYGLALVPVLALRVNSKKLAALVSLGVAWFYLLLSGANVATERAFIMVAVMLGAVLLDRRALSLRSVAISGCILLILKPESLLSPGFQMSFAATTALIAGFGAVEGQVMRNRLPRWALPVATLVLSSVLAGFATAPYGAATFNRVADYGLLANLMTVPVMGAVVMPAGTVAALAAPFGLEALPLWVMGRGSAWILWSAGWVAGFEGALTGIIAPGPLVLPVLTLGALWLVLWRGPVRLAGIVPMVAALVLWAMAERPPLLISADGGLAGLLGPEGRALSSPRGAGFAAESWLENDGDLTDQISAAARPGFEGDKGARRFVLGDWRGVVLKGKGSAGRVAEACTSADLVIVTEAATAPPGCQVIDAGLLLRTGTLAVWPGPDGLRLQPTFRARRLWTGPGPDPEQPADLPLLLAAE, from the coding sequence GTGGGCAGGCTGTGGCTCCTGATCGGATCGCTGCGGTGGACCCCGCTGCAGGCTCTGGCCGAGGCGCGGGGCATCCTGTTCCCCTGGCTGCCGGTGTTCATGGCGATCGGCATCGGGCTGTGGTTCACGCTGCCGTTCGAGCCGGGGCTGCGGTTCTATGCCGGCGCCCTGGCCGTGGTGGCTCTGGGCACGGCGCTGCGCCTGTGGGGGCCCGAACATGGCCATCCGTTTGCCGTGGCGCTGGCGGCACTGGCGCTGGGCGCGCTGCTGGCGGGGGTGCGTGCGCACAGCGTAGCCGCCCCGATCCTGTCGTTCCGCTATTACGGCGCGATCGAGGGGCGGGTGGTGCTGGTTGACCGCTCGGCGTCCGACCACATGCGCCTGACGCTGGACCAGGTGGTTCTGAACCGCGTCTCCCCCGAGCGCACGCCGGAACGGGTGCGCATCTCCTTGCACGGCAAGCAATATCTGACCCCCGAACCCGGAATGCTGGTGATCCTGACCGGCCATCTTGCCGCCCCCGAGGGCCCGCCCGAGCCCGGGGGCTTCGATTTCCAGCGCCTCGCGTATTTCGAGCGGCTGGGGGCCATCGGCTATTCCCGCACGCCGGTCCTGCTGCTGGCCCCGCCCGAACCCTGGGCGCAAATCGTCAACCGAATGCGAAGCCGGCTGTCGGCGGGGATACAGGCTGCGGTGCCGGGCGATCCCGGCGCATTTTCGTCTGGCGTGATGACCGGCGACCGCTCGGGCCTCAGCCTCCAGGCGATCGAGGATCTGCGCGGTTCCAGCCTGACGCATCTGCTGGCGATCTCGGGGATGAACATGGCCTTCCTGATCGGCTTCGTCTTCGCCACGCTGCGCTACGGGCTGGCGCTGGTGCCGGTGCTGGCGCTGCGGGTCAACTCGAAGAAACTGGCGGCGCTGGTGTCGCTGGGGGTGGCGTGGTTCTACCTGCTGCTCTCGGGCGCCAATGTCGCGACCGAACGCGCCTTCATCATGGTCGCGGTGATGCTGGGGGCGGTGCTGCTGGACCGGCGGGCGCTGTCGCTGCGGTCGGTGGCAATCTCGGGCTGCATCCTGCTGATACTCAAGCCGGAAAGCCTGCTGTCGCCAGGCTTCCAGATGTCGTTCGCCGCCACCACGGCACTGATCGCGGGCTTCGGTGCGGTGGAGGGGCAGGTGATGCGCAACCGGCTGCCGCGCTGGGCGCTGCCGGTGGCGACGCTGGTGCTCTCGTCGGTGCTGGCAGGGTTTGCCACGGCACCCTACGGGGCTGCGACCTTCAACCGGGTGGCCGACTACGGCTTGCTGGCCAACCTGATGACGGTCCCGGTGATGGGGGCGGTGGTGATGCCTGCGGGCACGGTTGCCGCGCTGGCCGCCCCCTTCGGGCTGGAGGCGCTGCCGCTCTGGGTCATGGGGCGGGGGTCGGCCTGGATCCTGTGGTCGGCGGGCTGGGTCGCAGGTTTCGAAGGCGCATTGACCGGGATCATCGCGCCCGGCCCGCTGGTGCTGCCGGTGCTGACGCTGGGGGCACTGTGGCTGGTGCTGTGGCGCGGGCCGGTGCGGCTGGCGGGCATCGTGCCGATGGTTGCGGCGCTGGTGCTGTGGGCCATGGCCGAGCGGCCGCCGCTGCTGATCAGCGCGGATGGCGGGCTGGCCGGGCTTCTGGGCCCCGAGGGGCGGGCACTGTCCTCACCGCGCGGGGCAGGGTTCGCCGCCGAAAGCTGGCTGGAAAACGACGGCGACCTGACCGACCAGATCAGCGCGGCTGCCCGGCCGGGGTTCGAGGGCGACAAGGGTGCGCGGCGCTTCGTGCTGGGCGACTGGCGCGGCGTGGTGCTGAAGGGCAAGGGATCGGCCGGGCGCGTGGCCGAAGCCTGCACCAGCGCCGATCTGGTGATCGTGACCGAGGCCGCCACCGCCCCGCCGGGGTGTCAGGTGATCGACGCGGGCCTGCTGTTGCGCACCGGCACGCTGGCGGTCTGGCCCGGGCCCGATGGCCTGCGATTGCAGCCGACCTTCCGCGCCCGCAGACTGTGGACCGGGCCGGGGCCCGACCCGGAACAGCCCGCCGACCTGCCGCTGCTGCTGGCGGCGGAATGA
- the gltX gene encoding glutamate--tRNA ligase, whose translation MSATPQTAPDKPVVTRFAPSPTGYLHIGGGRTALFNWLYARGRGGRFLLRIEDTDRERSTPEATAAILRGLTWLGLDWDGEVVSQFDRRERHAEVAREMLARGSAYKCFCTQEEIEAFREAARADNRSTLFQSPWRDADPATHPDAPYVIRMKAPRGGETVIEDAVQGTVRFGNDHLDDMVCLRSDGTPTYMLAVVVDDHDMGVTHVIRGDDHLNNAARQTMVYQAMGWDIPVWAHIPLIHGPDGKKLSKRHGALGVEEYQAMGYPAAGMRNYLTRLGWAHGDAEFFTSEQAMGWFDLSGIGRAPARLDFKKLENLCGQHIAAGTDAALLREMRAYLAAADQPALTDAQADRLLRAMYCLKDRAKTFPELVEKAHFALTSRPIVPDAAAEKALDAVSRGILIELTPRLRDASWSKEELETILTEVATAHGLAFGKMAAPLRAALAGRTVTPSVYDMMLVIGRDETIARLEDAAA comes from the coding sequence ATGTCCGCGACACCCCAGACTGCCCCCGACAAGCCGGTCGTGACCCGCTTTGCCCCGTCGCCGACCGGGTATCTGCACATCGGCGGCGGGCGGACGGCGCTGTTCAACTGGCTTTACGCGCGGGGGCGGGGCGGCAGGTTCCTGTTGCGGATCGAGGATACCGACCGCGAACGCTCGACCCCCGAGGCCACCGCCGCGATCCTGCGCGGGCTGACGTGGCTCGGGCTCGACTGGGATGGCGAGGTGGTCAGCCAGTTCGACCGCCGCGAGCGCCACGCCGAGGTCGCGCGCGAGATGCTAGCGCGAGGATCGGCCTACAAGTGCTTCTGCACGCAGGAGGAAATCGAGGCATTCCGCGAGGCGGCGCGGGCCGATAACCGCTCGACCCTGTTCCAGAGCCCGTGGCGCGATGCCGATCCCGCCACCCACCCCGACGCGCCCTACGTCATCCGCATGAAGGCCCCGCGCGGCGGCGAGACGGTGATCGAGGATGCGGTGCAGGGCACGGTGCGCTTTGGCAACGACCATCTGGACGACATGGTGTGCCTGCGCTCGGACGGCACGCCGACCTACATGCTGGCCGTGGTGGTCGATGACCATGACATGGGCGTCACGCATGTGATCCGCGGCGACGACCACCTGAACAACGCGGCGCGGCAGACCATGGTCTATCAGGCGATGGGCTGGGACATCCCGGTCTGGGCGCACATCCCGCTGATCCACGGGCCGGACGGCAAGAAGCTGTCCAAGCGCCACGGCGCGCTCGGGGTCGAGGAGTATCAGGCGATGGGCTATCCGGCCGCCGGGATGCGCAACTATCTGACACGGCTGGGCTGGGCGCATGGCGACGCCGAATTCTTCACCTCGGAACAGGCGATGGGCTGGTTCGACCTGTCGGGAATCGGACGGGCGCCGGCCCGACTCGACTTCAAGAAGCTGGAAAACCTGTGTGGCCAGCACATCGCCGCGGGGACCGATGCTGCGCTGCTGCGTGAAATGCGGGCATATCTGGCGGCGGCAGACCAGCCCGCGCTGACCGACGCACAGGCCGACCGGCTGCTGCGGGCGATGTACTGCCTGAAGGACAGGGCGAAGACCTTCCCGGAACTTGTTGAAAAGGCTCATTTTGCGCTGACATCCCGGCCGATCGTCCCCGATGCGGCGGCAGAGAAGGCGCTTGACGCGGTATCCCGTGGTATACTGATTGAATTGACGCCGCGACTGCGAGATGCTAGCTGGTCAAAGGAAGAACTGGAAACCATCCTGACGGAAGTGGCCACGGCCCATGGCCTCGCGTTCGGCAAGATGGCTGCCCCCTTGCGTGCGGCGCTTGCCGGGCGCACCGTGACGCCCAGCGTATACGACATGATGCTGGTCATCGGTCGGGACGAGACGATTGCGCGACTGGAGGATGCCGCGGCCTGA